A window from Methylococcus mesophilus encodes these proteins:
- a CDS encoding M16 family metallopeptidase, with product MSMPRFGLLLMALPLAASAAPPKVHEFTLANGLRVLVQEDHRAPVAVSQVWYKVGSSYEYGGITGVSHMLEHMMFKGTKKHPPGEFSRIISANGGSENAFTGQDYTAYFQTLEQSRLPVSLELEADRMRNLRLLQDEFVKEQQVVIEERRLRTEDQPHARMDEHFQAVAFTDSPYRNPVIGWPEDVAGLSLDDLSTWYQRWYAPNNATLVVVGDVDPKAVFEQAKKHFGPLKPSKLPVLKPQGEVQQLGLRRMVVKVPAKLPHLEMGYKVPSLKTAGAEWEAYALEVAAGILDGGNSARFSSRLVRGQQVAAGAGAGYDLYARLSSLFTLEGTPAQGKTMPELEAALLDEVRRLREEPVAQDELARVKAQVLASNVYQRDSVFYQAMQLGMAETVGLGWRKVEEYVDKINAVTAEQVREVARKYLIEDGLTIAHLDPQPIPEGAKIQEGADSMGGGHVH from the coding sequence ATGTCGATGCCGAGATTCGGATTATTGCTCATGGCGCTGCCTCTGGCTGCGTCGGCGGCACCGCCCAAGGTGCACGAATTTACCTTGGCCAATGGCCTCAGGGTACTGGTTCAGGAGGACCACCGTGCGCCGGTCGCCGTGTCGCAGGTCTGGTACAAGGTCGGTTCGAGCTACGAATACGGCGGCATCACCGGCGTGTCGCACATGCTCGAACACATGATGTTCAAGGGCACGAAAAAGCATCCGCCGGGCGAGTTTTCCCGCATTATCTCAGCAAACGGAGGGAGTGAAAACGCCTTCACCGGCCAGGACTATACCGCCTATTTCCAGACCCTGGAGCAGAGCCGCTTGCCGGTTAGCCTGGAGCTGGAGGCGGACCGGATGCGCAATCTGCGGCTGCTGCAGGACGAATTCGTCAAGGAGCAGCAGGTGGTGATCGAGGAACGGCGCCTGCGCACCGAGGACCAGCCCCATGCGCGCATGGACGAGCATTTCCAGGCGGTCGCTTTCACCGACAGCCCCTACCGCAATCCCGTGATCGGCTGGCCCGAGGACGTGGCCGGCCTGAGCCTGGACGATCTGAGCACCTGGTACCAGCGCTGGTACGCGCCCAACAACGCCACGCTGGTGGTGGTCGGCGACGTCGATCCCAAGGCCGTGTTCGAGCAGGCGAAGAAGCACTTCGGTCCGCTCAAGCCGAGCAAGCTGCCTGTGCTGAAGCCGCAGGGCGAGGTGCAGCAGCTCGGCTTGCGGCGGATGGTGGTCAAGGTGCCGGCGAAGCTGCCGCATCTGGAGATGGGCTACAAGGTGCCCTCGCTCAAGACCGCTGGCGCGGAATGGGAGGCCTACGCCCTGGAAGTCGCGGCCGGCATCCTCGATGGCGGCAACAGCGCGCGTTTCTCCAGCCGCCTGGTCCGGGGCCAGCAAGTCGCCGCGGGCGCGGGCGCCGGCTACGACCTTTATGCGCGGCTGTCGTCGCTGTTCACCCTGGAAGGCACGCCGGCACAGGGCAAGACCATGCCGGAGCTGGAAGCGGCGCTGTTGGACGAGGTCCGGCGGCTGCGCGAGGAGCCGGTCGCCCAGGATGAGCTGGCCCGGGTCAAGGCCCAGGTGCTGGCGAGCAACGTGTATCAGAGGGATTCGGTGTTCTATCAGGCGATGCAGCTCGGCATGGCCGAGACGGTGGGCTTGGGCTGGCGCAAAGTGGAGGAATACGTGGACAAGATCAATGCCGTGACGGCCGAGCAGGTACGTGAAGTGGCCCGGAAATACCTGATCGAAGACGGGCTCACCATCGCCCATCTCGACCCGCAGCCGATCCCGGAAGGGGCGAAGATCCAGGAAGGGGCTGACAGCATGGGAGGCGGCCATGTCCACTAA
- the cyoE gene encoding heme o synthase — protein MTTNSSVKPAGGISWRTYLALCKLKVVGHIVFTAIIGMFLAVPGVPPLDTAFWASLGIGFAAASAAALNHFLDRHADAEMARTQNRPLPSGDIRPAQVVGFALLLGILAMAILIAFVNLLTAFLTFLSLIGYAVIYTVYLKRATPQNIVIGGAAGAAPPVLGWCAITGTVHPYALLLFLLIFVWTPPHFWAYAIAKRDDYAKVDIPMLPVTHGIAFTQLHILLYTILLFLAGLMPYVTGMSGEIYLAAAVVFGGIFVYYAIRLKRKADPRLAMQTFAYSLVYLVGIFTALLVDHYVVL, from the coding sequence ATGACGACGAATTCCAGCGTCAAGCCGGCTGGCGGCATCTCCTGGCGCACCTATCTGGCCCTGTGCAAGCTGAAAGTGGTGGGCCACATCGTGTTCACCGCCATCATCGGCATGTTCCTCGCCGTGCCGGGCGTGCCGCCGCTGGATACCGCCTTCTGGGCCTCGCTCGGCATCGGCTTCGCCGCGGCCTCGGCGGCGGCGCTCAACCATTTCCTCGACCGCCACGCCGACGCCGAGATGGCCCGGACCCAGAATCGTCCGCTGCCCTCCGGCGACATCCGGCCCGCCCAGGTCGTCGGCTTCGCGCTGTTGCTGGGCATCCTCGCCATGGCGATCCTGATCGCCTTCGTGAACCTACTGACCGCCTTCCTGACCTTCCTGTCCCTGATCGGCTATGCGGTCATCTACACCGTCTATTTGAAACGGGCGACTCCGCAGAACATCGTGATCGGCGGCGCCGCCGGGGCCGCGCCGCCGGTGCTCGGCTGGTGCGCCATCACCGGAACGGTGCACCCCTATGCGCTGCTGCTGTTCCTGCTGATCTTCGTCTGGACCCCGCCGCATTTCTGGGCCTACGCCATCGCCAAGCGCGACGACTACGCCAAGGTCGATATCCCGATGCTGCCGGTCACCCACGGCATCGCCTTCACCCAGCTCCATATCCTGCTGTACACCATCCTGCTGTTCCTGGCCGGCCTCATGCCCTATGTCACCGGCATGAGCGGGGAAATCTACCTGGCCGCCGCGGTGGTCTTCGGCGGCATCTTCGTCTACTACGCCATCCGCCTGAAGCGCAAGGCCGATCCCCGCCTCGCCATGCAGACCTTCGCTTACTCGCTGGTCTATCTCGTCGGGATATTCACGGCGCTGCTGGTGGATCACTACGTGGTGCTGTGA
- a CDS encoding ExeA family protein: MYTQFFRLNDAPFSIAPNPRFLYPSAKHREALAHLLYGIKEEGGGFVALTGEVGTGKTTLCRCLIEQLPENVDVALILNPRLDALELLAAACDELRITYPRAGASLKILVDALNEHLLAAHAKGRRTVLVIDEAQNLSFDVLEQVRLLTNLETSEHKLLQIILIGQPELIRLLEQKRLRQLAQRITARYHLAPLTRAETVDYIKHRLTVSGCPAPLFTPGALAAVHRLSGGIPRLINIICDRALLGAYAQGKFQADRATVRRAAREVLPSDLLPRYWRPLALGAAVAILIGAAALISDRSPDGNAASSAQEAPSPTPANVPAASPQAAPEQPSDAAQETPLPTTPTGRARFEDMLKSKGTGEAAAFGRLFALWRVEGDAGKPCETAERQGLRCLSESATWPALRLLNHPAVLEFALPGGEKRFGTLTGIAGGLATVEIGGEPAALPLAESPPFWEGRFTLLWRPPVTDVAVLKPGQSSPAVKWLRQRFPAKKKPADPQRFDEALKAQIAAFQKQHGLIVDGAVGPHTFIVLTNEMKRPDIPRLD, translated from the coding sequence ATGTACACCCAATTCTTCCGGCTCAATGACGCGCCCTTTTCGATCGCGCCGAACCCCCGGTTCCTTTACCCCAGCGCCAAACACCGCGAGGCCCTGGCACACCTGCTTTACGGCATCAAGGAAGAGGGCGGGGGGTTCGTCGCGCTCACCGGCGAAGTCGGCACCGGCAAGACCACGCTGTGCCGCTGCCTGATCGAGCAGTTACCGGAAAACGTCGACGTCGCCCTGATCCTGAATCCGCGGCTGGATGCGCTGGAGCTGCTGGCCGCCGCCTGCGACGAACTGCGCATCACTTACCCGCGGGCAGGCGCCAGCCTGAAAATTCTGGTCGATGCCCTGAACGAGCACCTGCTCGCCGCCCATGCCAAGGGACGGCGGACGGTGCTGGTGATCGACGAGGCGCAGAATCTCAGCTTCGACGTGCTGGAGCAGGTTCGCCTCCTGACCAATCTCGAAACCAGCGAGCACAAGCTGCTCCAGATCATCCTGATCGGCCAGCCGGAACTGATCCGGCTGCTGGAACAGAAGCGGCTGCGGCAGCTCGCCCAGCGCATCACCGCGCGCTACCATCTGGCGCCTCTCACCCGCGCCGAAACCGTCGACTACATCAAGCATCGGCTCACGGTCAGCGGCTGCCCCGCCCCGCTGTTCACTCCAGGGGCGCTGGCGGCGGTTCACCGGCTGTCCGGGGGCATTCCGCGTCTGATCAACATCATCTGCGACCGGGCATTGCTGGGCGCCTATGCCCAGGGCAAGTTCCAGGCGGACCGTGCCACGGTGCGGCGGGCGGCCCGCGAAGTGCTGCCCTCGGACCTGCTTCCCCGCTACTGGCGGCCGCTGGCCCTGGGGGCAGCCGTCGCGATCCTGATCGGCGCCGCGGCCCTGATCAGCGACCGCTCCCCGGACGGCAATGCGGCGTCATCCGCTCAGGAAGCACCATCGCCCACACCGGCAAATGTGCCCGCCGCCTCACCGCAAGCCGCTCCGGAACAACCCAGCGACGCCGCTCAGGAAACGCCCCTCCCGACCACGCCAACCGGCCGCGCCCGCTTCGAAGATATGCTCAAGTCGAAGGGAACCGGCGAAGCCGCAGCCTTTGGCCGGCTGTTCGCGCTCTGGAGAGTCGAAGGAGACGCCGGCAAGCCGTGCGAAACCGCCGAACGCCAAGGCTTGCGCTGCCTCAGCGAGAGCGCCACCTGGCCGGCTTTGCGCCTGCTGAACCACCCGGCGGTCCTTGAATTCGCTCTTCCCGGCGGCGAAAAGCGCTTCGGCACCCTGACCGGCATTGCCGGCGGTCTGGCGACGGTGGAAATTGGCGGCGAGCCGGCGGCCCTACCGCTGGCGGAAAGCCCGCCGTTCTGGGAAGGCAGGTTCACGCTGCTGTGGCGCCCACCGGTGACGGACGTCGCGGTGCTGAAACCGGGCCAGTCGTCGCCGGCGGTGAAATGGCTGCGCCAGCGCTTCCCTGCGAAGAAGAAACCCGCCGATCCGCAACGCTTCGACGAAGCCTTGAAAGCCCAGATCGCGGCCTTCCAGAAACAGCACGGCCTGATTGTCGATGGCGCCGTCGGACCGCATACTTTCATCGTCCTGACCAATGAAATGAAGCGTCCCGATATTCCCCGCCTGGATTGA
- a CDS encoding general secretion pathway protein GspB: MSYILDALRKSERERKLSQPASLDSMIFSPEPARRRPWLPWALGAVAVANVAALGYFLGLTSGTPTEPQATASQSPPTLARENPPQPTPATTVPPFARRFGGADAPPGGPHQRLAAPPAAKPAVPPPAAVQPAGRKGPETEAEDTAGENAEEESMAGETDDTADAEDGPETGEPARKTPPAATPAPRRNAVPLLSEMPPSFQSRVPQLKINLFAYGSHPDERFVVINMNRHSAGDTVAEGVSLESMDEDSVTLVFEGQRFRLERP, from the coding sequence ATGTCCTATATTCTCGATGCGCTCCGCAAGTCGGAGCGGGAACGAAAACTCAGCCAACCCGCTTCGCTGGACAGCATGATCTTCTCGCCGGAACCGGCGCGGAGGCGCCCCTGGCTGCCGTGGGCTCTGGGCGCGGTGGCCGTGGCCAACGTGGCTGCCCTGGGCTATTTTCTCGGGCTGACCTCCGGCACCCCGACGGAGCCCCAAGCGACGGCAAGCCAGTCGCCGCCGACTTTGGCCCGGGAAAACCCGCCGCAACCGACTCCCGCTACGACGGTTCCGCCCTTCGCACGACGGTTCGGCGGCGCCGACGCGCCCCCCGGAGGGCCCCATCAGCGCTTGGCCGCGCCGCCTGCAGCCAAGCCGGCAGTTCCGCCGCCGGCGGCAGTCCAGCCCGCCGGACGCAAGGGACCGGAAACCGAGGCCGAAGACACGGCGGGAGAGAATGCCGAGGAAGAATCGATGGCAGGGGAAACCGACGATACGGCCGATGCGGAGGACGGGCCGGAAACCGGCGAGCCGGCGCGGAAGACGCCGCCGGCCGCTACCCCTGCACCGCGGCGAAATGCGGTTCCGTTGCTCAGCGAAATGCCGCCCTCATTCCAGAGCCGGGTCCCCCAGCTCAAGATCAACCTGTTCGCGTACGGTTCGCACCCTGACGAGCGCTTCGTCGTCATCAACATGAACCGGCATTCGGCGGGCGACACCGTCGCCGAAGGGGTAAGCCTGGAAAGCATGGACGAGGACAGCGTGACCCTGGTGTTCGAGGGCCAGCGCTTCCGCCTCGAGCGCCCCTGA
- a CDS encoding GNAT family N-acetyltransferase has translation MGAPESRTSRPGRLQAFVARDEATIVAAQKLRYRVFAEEMGARLHTPVDGLDIDEFDAYCDHLVVVDNREKRVIGSTRLLSDSQAKRLGRFYSEGEFSLSGILALEGRFLEIGRTCVDPNYRGGAVIACLWGALSEYVTQGGFDHLMGCASIPPGPSGFAVDAVYRNIGEERLGPTELGVKPRQPVPAWKRCQRDESGVPPLLQAYLRLGAWVFGEPCWDEDFDVMDVFVLLKMERLQGRYERHFVGGDRNATLQTGL, from the coding sequence TTGGGAGCACCGGAATCACGCACAAGCCGGCCGGGCCGGCTACAGGCATTCGTCGCGAGAGACGAAGCAACGATCGTCGCCGCGCAGAAACTGCGCTACCGCGTCTTCGCCGAGGAAATGGGCGCGCGCCTTCACACCCCCGTCGACGGTCTCGACATCGACGAATTCGACGCCTACTGTGACCACCTGGTGGTCGTGGACAACCGCGAGAAACGCGTCATCGGCAGCACCCGCCTGCTGAGCGACAGCCAGGCCAAACGGCTGGGCCGCTTTTATTCGGAGGGCGAATTCAGCCTGTCTGGCATTCTCGCCCTGGAGGGCCGATTCCTCGAGATCGGCCGCACCTGCGTGGACCCGAACTACCGCGGCGGCGCCGTCATCGCCTGCCTGTGGGGAGCATTGTCGGAATACGTCACGCAAGGCGGCTTCGACCACCTGATGGGTTGCGCCAGCATCCCGCCGGGCCCCAGCGGTTTCGCGGTGGACGCGGTCTACCGCAACATCGGGGAAGAGCGGCTGGGTCCGACGGAACTGGGCGTCAAACCCCGCCAGCCGGTCCCCGCATGGAAACGCTGCCAGCGCGACGAGAGCGGGGTCCCGCCTTTGCTGCAGGCTTATCTGCGGCTGGGCGCCTGGGTCTTCGGCGAACCTTGCTGGGATGAGGACTTCGACGTCATGGACGTCTTCGTCCTGCTGAAAATGGAACGTCTGCAAGGACGCTATGAACGCCACTTCGTCGGAGGCGACCGGAATGCCACGCTTCAGACAGGCCTATAG
- a CDS encoding lysophospholipid acyltransferase family protein gives MPRFRQAYRALLVALACLGGIAAAVLFFPPLRILGENRAQALRDRVQMAWFRSFLLILGVHVECRGQWSPNAPLWVANHISWLDIVVIGAQAPLTFISKQDVAGWPVFGFLASRTGTLFLRRGDREDTQRVGERMTWLLRQKRTLLLFPEGTSSSGERVLRFHPRLFQPAKRACVAVQPIALAYRGSAGEIVPFVGEASFLPHLLQMLMVPRTVVELSFGPAIDSEHLNRDELAHAARQTVVDCLGKTEVRRQVA, from the coding sequence ATGCCACGCTTCAGACAGGCCTATAGAGCCCTCCTGGTCGCGCTGGCCTGCCTCGGCGGCATAGCGGCGGCAGTACTGTTCTTTCCGCCGCTGCGCATCCTCGGCGAAAACCGCGCGCAGGCGCTGAGGGACAGGGTACAGATGGCCTGGTTCCGCAGTTTCCTGCTCATCCTCGGCGTGCATGTCGAATGTCGGGGCCAATGGAGCCCGAATGCGCCGCTGTGGGTCGCCAACCACATCTCGTGGCTGGACATCGTCGTCATCGGCGCCCAGGCCCCGCTGACTTTCATTTCCAAGCAGGACGTCGCCGGCTGGCCGGTCTTCGGCTTCCTGGCCAGCCGCACGGGAACCCTGTTCCTGCGGCGCGGCGACCGCGAAGACACTCAGCGGGTAGGCGAGCGGATGACCTGGCTGCTGCGCCAAAAACGCACCCTTCTGCTGTTCCCGGAAGGCACCAGTTCAAGCGGCGAAAGGGTGCTGCGCTTTCATCCCCGCCTGTTCCAGCCGGCAAAGCGGGCATGCGTCGCGGTTCAGCCAATCGCGCTCGCCTACCGCGGCAGCGCGGGCGAGATCGTGCCTTTCGTCGGCGAGGCATCGTTTCTTCCACACCTGCTGCAGATGCTCATGGTTCCTCGGACCGTGGTCGAACTCAGCTTCGGCCCCGCTATCGACAGCGAGCATCTCAATCGCGACGAGCTGGCCCATGCGGCCCGCCAGACCGTGGTCGACTGCCTGGGTAAAACCGAAGTGCGGCGTCAGGTCGCCTGA
- the trxA gene encoding thioredoxin TrxA yields MSSDKILHVTDAEFEDKVLQASGPVLVDYWAEWCGPCKMIAPILDEIAGEYEGRLTVAKLNIDENPATPQRYGVRGIPTLMVFKGGEVIATKVGALTKSQLAAFLEGNL; encoded by the coding sequence GTGAGCAGTGATAAAATCCTTCACGTTACCGACGCTGAATTCGAAGACAAGGTCCTCCAGGCATCCGGACCGGTGCTGGTGGACTACTGGGCCGAATGGTGTGGCCCCTGCAAGATGATCGCACCGATCCTCGACGAAATCGCAGGTGAATATGAAGGCCGCCTCACCGTAGCCAAGCTCAACATCGACGAGAACCCGGCGACACCGCAGCGTTACGGCGTGCGGGGCATCCCGACCCTGATGGTATTCAAGGGCGGCGAAGTGATCGCCACCAAGGTGGGCGCATTGACCAAATCCCAGCTCGCGGCGTTCCTCGAAGGCAATCTGTAA
- the rho gene encoding transcription termination factor Rho — MNLTDLKRKPVSELIEIAESLDIEGVARTRKQDLIFSILKKLAKSGEDIYGDGVLEILQDGFGFLRSPDSSFLAGPDDIYVSPSQIRRFSLRTGDTISGKIRPPKDSERYFAMLKVEQINYEPPENAKHKILFSNLTPLFPVDRFVLELGNGTTEDLTARVIDLVAPIGKGQRGLIVSPPKAGKTMMLQNVAHSIAEKSPECYLIVLLIDERPEEVTEMQRSVKGEVVSSTFDEPPARHVQVAEMVIEKAKRLVEHKRDVVILLDSITRLARAYNTVVPSSGKVLTGGVDANALERPKRFFGAARNIEEGGSLTIIATALIDTGSRMDEVIYEEFKGTGNMELHLERKIAERRIYPAININRSGTRREEYLVGPDELQKSWILRKILQPMDEMAANEFLLGKLKDSKTNREFFDMMKR, encoded by the coding sequence ATGAACCTCACTGACCTCAAGCGCAAACCCGTATCCGAACTGATCGAAATCGCCGAATCCCTGGACATCGAAGGCGTCGCCCGAACCCGCAAGCAGGACCTGATCTTTTCCATCCTGAAGAAGCTCGCCAAGAGCGGCGAAGACATCTACGGCGACGGTGTGCTGGAGATTTTGCAGGACGGCTTCGGATTCCTGCGCTCGCCGGACAGCTCCTTCCTGGCCGGACCGGACGACATCTACGTCTCGCCGAGCCAGATCCGGCGCTTCAGCCTGCGCACCGGGGACACCATCTCCGGCAAGATACGGCCGCCCAAGGACAGCGAGCGCTATTTCGCCATGCTCAAGGTCGAGCAGATCAATTACGAGCCGCCGGAAAACGCCAAGCACAAGATCCTGTTCTCGAACCTGACGCCGCTGTTCCCGGTCGATCGCTTCGTGCTGGAACTGGGCAACGGCACCACGGAGGACCTGACCGCCCGGGTCATCGACCTGGTCGCCCCCATCGGCAAGGGCCAGCGCGGACTGATCGTCTCGCCGCCGAAAGCCGGCAAGACGATGATGCTGCAGAATGTCGCCCATTCCATCGCGGAAAAGAGCCCCGAGTGCTATCTCATTGTCCTGCTCATCGACGAGCGGCCGGAGGAAGTGACCGAGATGCAGCGCAGCGTCAAGGGCGAGGTCGTGTCCAGCACCTTCGACGAGCCGCCGGCTCGGCATGTGCAGGTTGCCGAAATGGTCATCGAAAAGGCCAAGCGTCTGGTCGAACACAAGCGGGATGTGGTCATCCTGCTCGATTCCATCACTCGCCTGGCTCGCGCCTATAACACCGTGGTGCCCTCCTCGGGCAAAGTGCTGACCGGCGGCGTCGACGCCAACGCCCTAGAACGCCCGAAGCGCTTCTTCGGCGCGGCGCGCAACATCGAGGAAGGCGGCAGCCTGACCATTATCGCCACGGCCCTGATCGACACGGGATCGCGCATGGACGAAGTGATCTACGAAGAATTCAAGGGCACCGGCAACATGGAGCTGCACCTCGAGCGCAAGATCGCTGAGAGGCGCATCTACCCCGCGATCAACATCAACCGCTCCGGCACCCGCCGCGAGGAATACCTGGTCGGTCCGGACGAGCTGCAAAAATCCTGGATTCTCCGGAAGATTCTCCAGCCCATGGACGAAATGGCGGCAAACGAATTCCTGCTGGGCAAGCTCAAGGATTCCAAGACCAACCGCGAGTTCTTCGACATGATGAAGCGCTGA
- a CDS encoding VTT domain-containing protein: MSLEAVHLWVGQHPHLAGLAVFAIVLAESLAVVGLLLPGTLLIFTFGTLVGGGSMDFASTYAWALSGALLGDGISFWLGWSHRQRIRTTWPFSRFPAVLERGIGFFRRYGGHSVLFGRFFGAVRGIVPLVAGMAGMPAGRFVGYSAVAAALWVPVFLAPGILFGASLELASGTTARLVGLGLGLIALLWFAVWLTARVYAFLQPRTRDLILMMFRLAGEHRLLGRITLPLLDAEQRDYGGLALVGGLIIAMSFAVGRIFAGPPLPVSFDAWRTPEADYGFTVLESLGSPESLLIEFGALALWLGSRRSFVALAHWLIAVTFALLMAWIGEHAFAAPPFDAYLLRGCVGFGFVATLLAPAFRTIGGRVVYAFAAALVAALGFARIYLDRSEIPAVLFALVIGLAWLVPLGIACRRHCEAKAASLGAAPLLAASLAAVLAAEAIRHGPADFAHDQRIRPMTTAEWLSDGWKRLPAYRIQPLGRPHQPLPIQWASNLAAARADLEKQGWRMAIPLSWVSALQWFNPRAKPEDWPVLARFNQDSEDALRMLHPEGGGRWAVLRLWPSRHVLTEGGVPLWVGRVDLLETTSRFGFLGYFREARVSDRVDAAALLAPEHMPDLMVTVAIRDAGYRTVLIRGR, encoded by the coding sequence TTGAGCCTGGAAGCCGTCCATCTCTGGGTTGGCCAGCACCCGCATCTCGCCGGGCTGGCGGTCTTCGCCATCGTCCTGGCCGAATCGCTCGCGGTCGTCGGCCTGCTGCTGCCGGGCACGCTGCTGATCTTCACCTTCGGGACGCTGGTGGGCGGCGGCTCCATGGATTTCGCCTCCACTTACGCCTGGGCGCTGAGCGGTGCGCTGCTGGGCGACGGCATCAGCTTCTGGCTGGGCTGGAGCCATCGCCAGCGGATCCGGACCACCTGGCCGTTCAGCCGCTTCCCGGCGGTGCTGGAGCGCGGCATCGGCTTCTTCCGGCGCTACGGCGGCCATAGCGTCCTGTTCGGGCGGTTTTTCGGCGCCGTGCGCGGTATCGTTCCGTTGGTGGCCGGCATGGCCGGCATGCCGGCCGGCCGCTTCGTCGGTTACAGCGCCGTGGCGGCAGCCTTGTGGGTTCCGGTCTTCCTGGCCCCCGGCATCCTGTTCGGCGCATCGCTGGAACTGGCCTCTGGAACGACGGCCAGACTGGTCGGCCTCGGCCTCGGCCTCATCGCCCTGCTCTGGTTCGCGGTCTGGTTGACGGCGCGGGTTTACGCTTTCCTTCAGCCCAGAACTCGCGACCTGATCCTGATGATGTTCCGCCTCGCCGGGGAACACCGTCTGCTCGGACGCATCACCCTGCCGCTGCTCGACGCCGAGCAGCGCGATTACGGCGGTTTGGCGCTGGTCGGCGGCCTCATCATCGCGATGTCGTTCGCCGTGGGGCGGATATTCGCCGGCCCCCCGCTGCCCGTCTCTTTCGACGCCTGGCGCACGCCGGAGGCGGACTACGGCTTTACGGTGCTGGAGTCGCTGGGGAGTCCCGAGTCCTTGCTGATCGAGTTTGGCGCCCTGGCACTTTGGCTAGGCTCCCGGCGTTCGTTCGTCGCCCTTGCCCACTGGCTGATTGCGGTGACTTTCGCATTGCTGATGGCCTGGATCGGAGAGCACGCGTTCGCCGCGCCGCCCTTCGACGCCTATCTCCTCCGCGGATGTGTGGGATTCGGGTTTGTCGCGACCTTGCTCGCCCCTGCATTCCGGACGATCGGGGGACGGGTGGTGTACGCGTTCGCGGCGGCACTGGTCGCGGCCTTGGGGTTCGCCCGGATTTACCTGGACCGCAGCGAAATACCCGCAGTCCTGTTCGCGCTGGTAATCGGCCTGGCCTGGCTGGTTCCGCTCGGGATCGCCTGCCGCAGACATTGCGAAGCGAAGGCGGCGTCACTCGGCGCCGCGCCGTTGCTGGCGGCCAGCCTGGCGGCGGTCCTGGCGGCCGAAGCGATCCGGCATGGTCCAGCCGATTTCGCCCACGATCAGCGGATTCGGCCAATGACGACCGCCGAGTGGCTGTCGGACGGCTGGAAACGGTTGCCGGCTTACCGGATACAGCCTCTGGGGAGGCCGCATCAGCCCCTGCCGATTCAGTGGGCGTCCAATCTGGCTGCCGCCCGGGCGGATCTCGAAAAGCAGGGCTGGCGCATGGCGATACCGTTATCCTGGGTCTCGGCGCTCCAGTGGTTCAATCCCCGTGCGAAGCCGGAAGACTGGCCGGTGCTGGCGCGCTTCAACCAGGACAGCGAAGACGCCTTGCGGATGCTGCATCCCGAAGGCGGTGGGCGGTGGGCGGTGCTGCGCCTGTGGCCGAGCCGGCACGTCCTGACGGAGGGCGGGGTCCCGCTTTGGGTGGGGAGGGTCGATCTGCTCGAAACGACCAGCCGCTTCGGCTTTCTGGGCTATTTCAGGGAGGCGAGGGTGTCTGACCGCGTCGACGCTGCGGCGCTGCTGGCGCCGGAGCACATGCCCGATCTCATGGTCACCGTGGCGATCCGGGACGCCGGATACCGTACCGTTCTGATCCGGGGGCGCTGA